The Deltaproteobacteria bacterium genome includes a window with the following:
- a CDS encoding class I SAM-dependent methyltransferase, whose product MATRSDVAYWNRRAEDYDDFITTSGFDYGRSMVDILGAEGVLSRESRVLEIASGVGAVTIPMAQAVKTVTA is encoded by the coding sequence ATGGCCACTCGCAGCGATGTGGCCTACTGGAATCGACGGGCCGAGGACTATGATGACTTCATCACCACCAGTGGCTTCGACTACGGACGCAGCATGGTCGACATTCTCGGCGCCGAGGGAGTTCTGAGTCGGGAGTCTAGGGTACTTGAGATCGCCTCGGGTGTCGGGGCAGTGACCATCCCCATGGCCCAGGCTGTGAAAACGGTCACGGC